The following coding sequences lie in one Lolium perenne isolate Kyuss_39 chromosome 2, Kyuss_2.0, whole genome shotgun sequence genomic window:
- the LOC127324208 gene encoding uncharacterized protein codes for MNKDLFLKIVHGVREYDTYFMAKKDCTGLWGFTSIQKCTAAMRSLAYGAPPDTANDYLRMTESTCTESLYRFYRAVIAVFAIDYLRAPRADDTTQILQKNAGRKFPGMLGSIDWDLQGPYYW; via the exons atgaacaaggacCTGTTCTTGAAGATTGTCCACGGCGTCAGGGAGTACGACACGTACTTTATGGCCAAGAAAGATTGCACAGGTTTGTGGGGCTTCACCTCAATTCAGAAGTGCACTGCTGCAATGCGCAGTCTTGCATAcggagctcctccagatacagCCAATGACTATCTACGGATGACTGAGTCGACATGTACAGAGAGTCTCTACAGATTCTACCGAGCCGTCATAGCGGTGTTTGCCATAgactatttgagagcaccaagagCAGATGATACAACTCAGATCCTGCAGAAGAATGCGGGAAGAAAGTTTCCTGGGATGCTCGGAAGCATTGACT GGGATTTACAAGGGCCATACTACTGGTGA
- the LOC127324202 gene encoding calmodulin-binding transcription activator 4 has product MSQSFDINVLLKEARGRWLKPSEVYYILSSHEKLQITHQPPNKPPSGSLFLYNRRVNRFFRRDGYAWRRKKDGRTVGEAHERLKVGNIDALSCYYAHGEQNPSFQRRCFWMLEPAYDHIVLVQYLEVAEGRYYSSLSNGSAASLSILSYPSDIYGNHGSTSDFSEGSESRQSSVTEVSSYSGLIGKPELGQTSLERSSEFYMTYSNDSTNKSGFDQALKSITEQLSLGDDDDYIYVNQVTNTEAAERQGNQTSNSPGDDKANQIRPEGTQNGGGRGIPPSWENVLKFNSGLPESSTYQSGAYYQQSSEYQPPGGLDGTDLQMQLSAAKRFLLGPEDSIDSPSYNIIPRDEGINGIDTFSAHDSSLQSYLNSDWTRTSPVALQSNLYHSEISESLLDHGQFETSSGEDKRINLTPKGKFNIREISPEWALCYEITKVIITGDFLCDPSNSSWAVMFGDSEMPAEIVQPGVLRCHTPLHSSGKLTLCITTGNREVCSEIKDFEFRAKSTASSFTDLAPPSRSMKSTEELSLLAKFARILLSDDASSTVSGGDPQAGQSPKLKMNEEHWQQLIDELDVGCENSPSVVDWIMEELLKSKLQHWLSLKLQRNDGTYCSMSKHEQGMIHLISALGYEWALSSVLSVGVGINLRDAKGWTALHWAAYFGREKMVAALLAAGASAPAVADPTAQDPVGKTAAFLASEQGHMGLAGYLSEVSLTSYLASLTIKENDITKGSAAVEAERAVESISQRSALLHGGTEDELSLKDSLAAVRNAAQAAARIQNAFRAFSFMKRQHKNARLKDEYGMTQEDIDELAAASRLYNQHHVSSGQFFDKAAVSIQKKYKGWKGRKNFLNMRRNVVKIQAHVRGHQVRKKYKFVSTVSVLEKVILRWRRKGHGLRGFRAEQSAMTETEEGEEEDDDDFYDDDAVKIFRRQKVDESVQEAVSRVLSMVDSPEARMQYRRMLEEVRQATAKMGTSDEATSSILNDDLLLEIKKITW; this is encoded by the exons ATGAGCCAGA GTTTTGACATCAACGTGCTTCTCAAAGAAGCAAGGGGCAGGTGGTTAAAGCCTTCTGAAGTCTACTATATCTTGTCAAGTCATGAGAAGCTCCAGATCACCCATCAGCCACCAAATAAGCCACCCA GTGGTTCACTATTTCTGTATAATCGCCGTGTGAATCGGTTTTTCCGGAGAGATGGTTATGCATGGCGAAGGAAGAAGGATGGAAGGACTGTTGGGGAGGCTCACGAGCGATTGAAG GTTGGAAATATTGATGCTCTGAGCTGCTACTACGCTCACGGAGAGCAAAATCCAAGTTTTCAGAGACGGTGTTTCTGGATGCTGGAACC TGCATACGACCATATTGTGCTGGTACAATATCTAGAAGTGGCTGAG GGACGATATTATTCATCATTGTCAAATGGATCAGCAGCATCTCTTTCGATCTTGAGTTATCCAAGTGACATATATGGAAACCACGGCTCCACTTCGGACTTTAGTGAGGGCAGTGAATCCCGGCAGAGCTCTGTAACTGAAGTAAGTTCCTATTCTGGATTAATAGGAAAACCAGAACTTGGCCAGACTAGTCTGGAACGAAGTTccgaattttacatgacatatagTAATGATTCAACAAATAAATCTGGGTTTGACCAAGCTTTGAAGAGCATCACTGAGCAGTTAAGTTTGGGTGATGATGATGACTACATTTACGTAAACCAAGTTACAAATACTGAGGCTGCAGAAAGACAGGGAAATCAGACAAGCAACAGTCCAG GTGATGATAAAGCAAATCAAATTCGACCAGAAGGAACTCAAAATGGTGGTGGCAGGGGGATACCACCATCATGGGAAAATGTGCTGAAGTTCAATTCAGGTTTGCCAGAGTCATCTACATACCAG TCTGGTGCCTACTATCAGCAAAGTTCAGAATATCAGCCACCAGGAGGCCTAGATGGCACCGATTTGCAGATGCAACTTTCTGCTGCTAAGAGATTTCTTTTAGGGCCAGAAGACTCTATTGACTCGCCATCTTATAACATCATACCAAGAGATGAAGGAATCAATGGCATTGATACTTTTTCAGCTCATGACAGTAGTCTTCAAAGCTATCTGAATTCGGACTGGACAAGAACATCTCCTGTAGCACTTCAAAGTAATCTGTATCACTCTGAAATATCAGAATCGTTGCTGGACCATGGTCAGTTTGAAACATCATCGGGAGAGGATAAAAGAATAAACTTGACACCTAAGGGAAAGTTTAATATTCGTGAGATCTCTCCTGAATGGGCACTCTGCTATGAGATCACAAAG GTCATCATTACTGGAGATTTCTTGTGTGATCCGTCAAATTCATCCTGGGCAGTAATGTTCGGCGACAGCGAGATGCCAGCTGAAATTGTTCAGCCAGGTGTCCTTCGCTGCCACACACCACTACACAGTAGCGGTAAGCTCACGCTCTGTATTACCACTGGGAATAGAGAAGTTTGCAGTGAGATCAAGGACTTTGAGTTCCGTGCAAAGTCAACGGCTTCTAGTTTCACAGACCTCGCGCCGCCGTCTAGATCTATGAAGTCTACTGAAGAGTTGTCACTTCTTGCCAAGTTTGCAAGAATACTTCTGAGTGATGATGCATCCTCTACAGTTTCGGGTGGTGATCCTCAGGCTGGACAGAGTCCAAAACTTAAGATGAATGAGGAGCACTGGCAGCAGTTGATTGATGAACTTGATGTAGGTTGTGAAAATTCACCAAGTGTGGTTGATTGGATTATGGAGGAATTGCTGAAAAGTAAATTACAACATTGGTTATCGCTGAAGCTACAAAGAAACGATGGAACATATTGTTCTATGTCCAAGCATGAGCAAGGTATGATACACTTGATTTCTGCGCTGGGCTATGAGTGGGCACTGTCCTCAGTTCTCAGTGTTGGTGTTGGCATAAATTTGCGTGATGCAAAAGGATGGACTGCACTTCATTGGGCTGCTTATTTTGGAAG GGAGAAGATGGTTGCTGCACTTCTTGCTGCTGGCGCATCAGCTCCAGCTGTTGCCGATCCCACTGCACAAGATCCAGTGGGCAAAACGGCAGCTTTCCTAGCTTCTGAACAAGGACACATGGGCCTTGCAGGCTATCTTTCAGAAGTCTCTCTAACTAGCTATCTTGCATCACTGACTATAAAAGAGAACGATATTACAAAAGGATCAGCTGCAGTGGAAGCAGAGCGAGCAGTAGAGAGCATATCTCAGAGGAGTGCCCTACTGCATGGAGGCACTGAAGATGAGCTCTCGCTGAAGGACTCTCTTGCAGCCGTGAGGAATGCAGCTCAAGCAGCAGCACGAATTCAGAATGCCTTTCGTGCCTTTTCTTTCATGAAGAGACAACACAAGAATGCTCGACTGAAGGATGAATATGGGATGACGCAAGAAGATATAGATGAACTTGCAGCTGCATCAAGGTTAtacaaccaacatcatgtttcaaGCGGTCAGTTTTTTGATAAAGCAGCTGTTTCAATTCAGAAGAAATATAAGGGTTGGAAAGGACGCAAAAACTTTCTGAACATGCGCAGAAATGTGGTAAAAATACAG GCTCATGTAAGAGGTCATCAAGTGAGAAAAAAATACAAGTTCGTAAGCACTGTTAGTGTGCTAGAGAAAGTAATACTAAGGTGGCGTCGGAAAGGGCATGGCTTACGTGGCTTCCGAGCTGAGCAATCAGCAATGACTGAAACAgaagagggagaggaggaagatgatgatgACTTTTATGATGACGATGCAGTCAAGATCTTCCGTCGGCAGAAGGTTGATGAATCTGTGCAGGAGGCTGTGTCAAGAGTGCTGTCCATGGTAGACTCTCCTGAAGCAAGGATGCAGTACCGCCGAATGCTCGAGGAGGTCCGTCAGGCAACT GCTAAAATGGGTACATCTGATGAGGCAACATCATCAATACTTAACGATGACTTACTACTAGAAATCAAAAAAATTACGTGGTGA